From one Solanum lycopersicum chromosome 12, SLM_r2.1 genomic stretch:
- the LOC138340244 gene encoding LOW QUALITY PROTEIN: villin-3-like (The sequence of the model RefSeq protein was modified relative to this genomic sequence to represent the inferred CDS: inserted 1 base in 1 codon; substituted 1 base at 1 genomic stop codon): protein MDDGNLQAESDSGSFWVLFGGFAPISKKVATDDDIVPERTTAQLYSITYGQVNQLDGELTKSILENDKCYILDYGSEVFTWVGRHTQLEERKSIIQTAEEYLANQNRPKSTLIIQIIQGYETHSFKSNFDSWPSGSTPAPEDGRGKVAALVKQQGAAVKDACKSTSVDEEVPPLLEEGGKIEVWRIDGSAKTQIPKEDIGKFYGGDCYIVLYTYHSHERKXDYYLCWWTGEDSIEEDREMAAQLASTMCNXLKGRPVLGRIYHGKEPPQFVAIFQPMLVLKGGLSSGYKNHIEENGLNDENYASDTVGLFRISGTSSHNNKAVQVDVLFSIHLAWKTKYP from the exons ATGG ATGATGGAAATTTACAAGCTGAGTCAGATTCTGGATCATTTTGGGTTCTGTTTGGTGGCTTTGCTCCAATTAGCAAAAAGGTTGCTACCGATGATGATATCGTTCCTGAGAGAACTACTGCTCAACTTTATAG CATTACTTATGGTCAGGTCAATCAGTTGGATGGTGAACTTACAAAATCCATCTTGGAAAATGATAAATGCTATATTTTGGACTATGGTTCCGAGGTTTTCACTTGGGTAGGCCGTCATACTCAGCTCGAGGAGAGGAAAAGTATAATTCAAACAGCAGAG GAATATCTTGCCAATCAAAATAGACCCAAGTCAACACTTATTATCCAGATTATTCAAGGCTATGAGACACATTCATTTAAGTCCAATTTTGACTCTTGGCCATCAGGATCAACACCTGCCCCTGAGGACGGACGAGGAAAAGTAGCAG CGTTGGTGAAGCAACAAGGTGCTGCTGTCAAAGATGCTTGCAAAAGTACTTCTGTCGATGAAGAAGTCCCGCCTTTGCTTGAAGAAGGTGGAAAGATAGAG GTTTGGCGTATCGATGGCAGTGCAAAGACTCAGATACCCAAAGAAGACATTGGTAAATTCTACGGTGGAGATTGCTACATAGTTCTCTACACATACCATTCTCACGAACGAA AAGATTATTACTTATGTTGGTGGACTGGAGAGGATAGCATCGAG GAGGACCGAGAAATGGCTGCACAATTGGCTAGCACAATGTGCAATTAACTTAAAGGGAGACCTGTGCTG GGTAGGATATACCATGGCAAAGAACCACCACAATTTGTTGCAATATTCCAGCCCATGCTGGTCCTTAAG GGTGGATTAAGCTCTGGctataaaaatcatattgaaGAAAATGGCTTGAATGATGAAAACTATGCTTCTGATACTGTTGGCCTTTTCAGGATATCTGGAACTTCTAGTCATAACAACAAAGCAGTTCAAGTCGATGTT CTCTTTAGTATTCATTTGGCATGGAAAACAAAGTACCCATGA
- the LOC138340633 gene encoding uncharacterized protein yields MENILKTLTTLCTKVDSMGLRIQKLEENVESTSQQHDYKHAELRRSADEKQPELEGEVGKLRKTHNNVCSDTAAGTSKRTSEKPKNTNLNQLFAKPFTQKPQMQIPAEPQTSTYAVSLQNDKKRYNYITQSYIENIYKIQTYLNLNPRSIQTKNPEEDYITQKLQGYNKLIAQPKTNPNLVKTCYNYGLLNIVYTYTGEEIVGIPELHRAFLTYKRITKGHLFYIKCYTAPAEILYEEIKSPIQVVKIGLTKDMIIPEEIEKQNEIPKVEIPNFYANKRIIGIATIIQELANNYLNGNAIWSYYARDQVMIYANSKELRKSDMDEVQRWILSLLQPEEQPSTSALKKGFISEELLVRYCKLISNKYPDHKCSKCNGEDNVIPTVDLE; encoded by the coding sequence atggaaaacatactcaaaaccctaactacactttgtacaaaagtggatAGTATGGGCTTGAGAATccaaaagctagaagaaaatgtagaatctacaagtcagcagcatgactataaacatgcggagctacgtcgttcggcagaCGAAAAACAGCCAGAGCTAGAAGGAGAAGTTGGGAAACTCCGgaaaacccataacaatgtttgttcagatacagctgcaggtacaagtaaaagaactagtgaaaaaccaaaaaacacaaacttaaaccagttatttgcaaaaccatttaccCAAAAACCACAAATGCAGATACCAGCAGAACCACAAACATCAACCTATGCAGTAAGCCTACAAAAcgacaaaaaaagatataactatattacccaatcttacattgaaaacatatacaaaatccaaacatacctaaacctaaacccaagatctatacaaacaaaaaatcccgaagaagattatataacccagaaactacaaggatataacaaacttattgcACAACCTAAGACCAACCCCAacctagtaaaaacatgttataactaCGGACTACTGAATATAGTATACACATATACCGGAGAAGAGATAGTAGGAataccagaattacatcgagcatttctaacatataaaagaattaccaaaggacatttattctatataaaatgttatacagcaccagcagagatattatacgaagagataaaatcaccaatacaggtggtaaagataggattaacaaaagatatgattattccagaagagatagaaaaacaaaatgagataccaaaagtagaaatacctaatttttatgcaaataaaagaataattggtatagctacgattatacaagagctagcaaacaattatttaaatggcaATGCTATTTGGAGCTATTATGCAAGAGATCAGGTAATGATATATGCAAACTCCAAAGAACTAAGAAAATCAGATATGGACGAAGTTCAAAGATGGATTTTATCACTGTTACAACCAGAAGAACAACCATCTACGAGTGCTTTGAAGAAAGGATTTATTTCAGAAGAATTATTAGTAAGGTATTGCAAacttatcagcaacaaatatccaGACCACAAATGCTCCAAATGCAACGGAGAAGACAATGTGATACCTACAGTTGATTtagaataa